A stretch of the Paenibacillus dendritiformis genome encodes the following:
- a CDS encoding radical SAM protein: MTQPKTSATLTPAEFRSMKQTLHNRSAASRGRKLDRSFAFDLPRDIGIKLNNGCNLRCKHCFEWNPDGYHHEFERQEARREIDFALIKRIFEETRPYRSRMYLWGGEPLMYSKFDELCELLASDPRISTICTNAVLVEPKLESLLKLPEGVTLLASLEGFEAENDAIRGRGIFRKVMSAIELLLERKRAGEFRGDVSVSLTINDAMVTRLYEFMEFFEEAGVNSVYFVFPWYIPEEVAERMDTYFAEHFGWLEAARQDAESGKKSWHSFTYHLSPDNIEPLIAEMEKLRSRVWRNRIRFQPALEPDEVRSFVLGTDRPGMGRSECLALATRMDVLPNGKVNPCKFFPEFTIADLRDGSLKDVFHGDGYQKHREALACGLTPVCSKCVLLYNNGA, from the coding sequence ATGACACAACCGAAGACAAGCGCTACCCTGACCCCGGCGGAATTCCGCTCCATGAAGCAGACGCTTCACAACCGGAGCGCGGCCAGCCGCGGCCGGAAGCTTGACCGCTCCTTCGCCTTCGATCTGCCGCGCGATATCGGGATCAAGCTGAATAACGGCTGCAATCTGCGCTGCAAGCATTGCTTCGAATGGAATCCCGACGGATATCATCATGAGTTCGAGCGCCAGGAGGCCCGGCGGGAGATCGATTTTGCCTTGATCAAGCGCATCTTCGAGGAGACGCGGCCTTACCGTTCCCGCATGTACTTATGGGGGGGCGAGCCCTTGATGTATTCCAAGTTCGACGAGCTGTGCGAACTGCTGGCCTCCGATCCGCGCATCTCGACCATCTGCACGAACGCGGTGCTCGTCGAGCCCAAGCTGGAGTCGCTGTTGAAGCTTCCGGAAGGGGTGACGCTTCTCGCCAGCCTGGAAGGCTTCGAGGCGGAGAACGATGCGATACGCGGACGCGGCATCTTCCGCAAGGTGATGTCCGCCATCGAGCTGCTGCTGGAGCGGAAGCGGGCAGGCGAATTCCGCGGGGATGTGTCGGTCAGCCTGACCATCAACGACGCCATGGTCACCCGGCTGTACGAGTTTATGGAATTTTTCGAGGAGGCCGGCGTCAATTCCGTCTACTTCGTCTTCCCTTGGTATATTCCGGAGGAAGTCGCGGAGCGGATGGACACCTACTTCGCGGAGCATTTCGGCTGGCTTGAGGCGGCCCGGCAGGACGCGGAGTCCGGCAAAAAGAGCTGGCACTCCTTTACCTACCATCTGTCCCCGGACAACATCGAGCCGCTGATCGCGGAGATGGAGAAGCTGCGTTCGCGAGTATGGAGGAACCGCATCCGCTTCCAGCCCGCGCTGGAGCCGGACGAGGTGCGCAGCTTCGTGCTGGGCACGGACCGGCCGGGCATGGGCCGGTCCGAGTGCCTGGCCTTGGCGACCCGCATGGATGTGCTGCCGAACGGGAAGGTGAATCCATGCAAGTTTTTCCCGGAATTCACGATCGCCGATCTTCGGGACGGCAGCCTGAAGGACGTCTTTCATGGCGACGGGTACCAGAAGCACCGCGAGGCGCTTGCTTGCGGCTTGACGCCGGTCTGCTCGAAATGCGTGCTGCTGTACAACAACGGCGCCTAA
- a CDS encoding ABC transporter ATP-binding protein gives MSAITVRGLSKTFAYYRKQSGLRHSLRHLFRREELYRHAVAGISFDIAQGEAVGFIGPNGAGKTTTLKMLSGILHPSAGEAKVLGYVPWERRREFKRRFAIVMGQKSQLWWDLPANESIYLNKCIYGLGDREYRMTLDELAGMLDVRHLLGVQVRRLSLGERMKMEIIAALIHRPQLLFLDEPTLGLDFAAQQNVREFLRAYKEEKRATILLTSHYMRDIEQVCGRALVIHGGKIAYDGELTRISASFGRRKRMKVRFAADIPLIELRALVRMLAEVRAHQGMTAELEVAADEVKPLARLLLDHDLVEDWTVEEIPVEEAIERLYAAKSEREGERADGCEAPRHATEG, from the coding sequence ATGAGCGCCATCACGGTGCGGGGATTGAGCAAGACCTTCGCTTACTACCGCAAGCAGAGCGGCCTCCGGCATTCGCTGCGCCATCTGTTCCGCCGCGAGGAGCTGTACCGCCATGCCGTCGCCGGCATCAGCTTCGACATTGCCCAGGGCGAAGCCGTCGGCTTCATCGGCCCGAACGGAGCGGGCAAGACGACGACGCTCAAGATGCTGTCCGGCATTCTGCATCCGTCGGCCGGAGAGGCGAAGGTGCTCGGCTATGTGCCCTGGGAGCGCCGGCGGGAGTTCAAGCGCCGCTTCGCCATCGTCATGGGCCAGAAAAGCCAGCTCTGGTGGGATCTGCCCGCGAATGAATCGATTTATTTGAACAAATGCATCTACGGGCTCGGCGATCGCGAATACCGGATGACGCTGGACGAACTGGCCGGCATGCTCGATGTAAGGCATCTGCTCGGCGTGCAGGTGCGCCGTCTGTCGCTGGGCGAGCGGATGAAGATGGAGATCATCGCCGCGCTCATTCACCGGCCGCAGCTATTGTTCCTCGATGAACCGACACTGGGTCTGGACTTCGCCGCCCAGCAGAATGTGCGGGAATTCCTGCGGGCTTATAAGGAAGAGAAGCGGGCGACGATTCTGCTGACGAGCCATTACATGCGCGATATCGAGCAGGTATGCGGCCGGGCGCTCGTCATTCACGGCGGGAAAATCGCCTATGATGGGGAGTTGACGCGAATCAGCGCATCCTTCGGCCGCCGCAAACGGATGAAGGTGCGGTTCGCTGCCGACATTCCCCTAATCGAGCTGCGAGCGCTCGTGCGGATGCTGGCGGAGGTCCGGGCCCATCAGGGGATGACGGCCGAGCTGGAGGTGGCGGCGGATGAAGTGAAGCCGCTGGCGCGTCTGCTGCTTGACCATGATCTGGTCGAGGACTGGACAGTGGAGGAGATCCCGGTCGAGGAAGCGATCGAGCGCTTGTATGCGGCCAAGTCGGAAAGGGAAGGAGAGCGCGCGGATGGATGCGAAGCGCCCCGGCATGCGACGGAAGGATAG